One segment of Setaria viridis chromosome 4, Setaria_viridis_v4.0, whole genome shotgun sequence DNA contains the following:
- the LOC117852253 gene encoding anthocyanin 5-aromatic acyltransferase, whose product MSSQVRVLNISHVRPVQTVGLSPPSQGEHKLSFLDLLQISKTIQRLFFFDGPDLPPFPSVVSALRSSLAATLAVFLPLAGELAFRPDSGDVVIDFSPVAISSSTGVKFVEAEFAGGADGMRRLARDDAHDAEAFARLVPELEAGSLPAPVLAVQVTRPADGGAAVAVGVSIRHAVADGHAVWQFLRAWSAASREGHGSLAAPGFVQPTFDRAGIWHPKSAEIARSVLSKVAPALPLLRSTSSKPEIMKQSRRTFLLRADEIRSLKQHILEQSRAINRGEPCKPPSTYVAVSSLAWASIARANLTMLDADDAHLMVSADCRNRLRPPLGDGFFGTCVKACFARVRAGDLRGEAGVARAAAAIRDAIRVYLEELEGGPLADAEGWVAAYGAVPKERLVTVGSSNRFAAYETDFGWGGPSRVELVSLFATQMVTLLGARDGGVQVSVSLDAAAMDAFAANFVVPAPVSAADTVIRMAKDIR is encoded by the exons ATGAGCTCTCAGGTGCGCGTTCTCAACATCAGCCATGTCCGTCCCGTCCAAACGGTCGGCCTGTCGCCGCCGAGCCAAGGCGAGCACAAGCTGTCCTTCCTGGACCTGCTGCAGATCTCCAAGACAATCCAGCGCCTGTTCTTCTTCGACGGCCCGGACCTTCCGCCGTTCCCGTCGGTCGTGAGCGCGCTGCGGTCCTCCCTCGCCGCCACGCTCGCGGTCTTCCTCCCCCTAGCCGGCGAGCTGGCATTCCGCCCCGACTCCGGCGACGTCGTCATCGACTTCTCCCCTgtcgccatctcctcctccacgGGCGTCAAGTTCGTCGAGGCCGagttcgccggcggcgccgacggcatGCGCCGTCTGGCCAGGGACGACGCGCACGACGCGGAGGCGTTCGCGCGGCTCGTTCCGGAGCTCGAGGCCGGGAGCCTGCCCGCCCCGGTGCTCGCCGTGCAGGTCACGAGGCCCGCGGACGGGGGCGCCGCCGTGGCAGTTGGGGTGTCGATCCGGCACGCAGTGGCGGACGGCCACGCGGTGTGGCAGTTCCTGAGGGCGTggtcggcggcgtcgcgggAGGGCCACGGCTCCCTCGCCGCGCCTGGCTTCGTGCAGCCGACGTTTGACCGGGCGGGCATCTGGCACCCCAAGTCCGCCGAGATTGCTCGCTCCGTACTGAGCAAGGTCGCGCCGGCGCTGCCCCTG CTCAGGTCAACGTCATCCAAACCGGAGATCATGAAGCAGAGCAGAAGAACCTTCCTGCTCCGCGCCGACGAGATCCGGTCCCTGAAGCAGCACATCCTCGAACAGAGCAGAGCAATCAACCGCGGCGAGCCGTGCAAGCCGCCGAGCACCTACGTCGCCGTGTCGTCCCTGGCTTGGGCATCCATCGCCCGGGCGAACCTCACCatgctcgacgccgacgacgcccacctcatGGTCAGCGCGGACTGCCGCAACCGCCTGCGCCCGCCGCTCGGCGACGGCTTCTTCGGGACCTGCGTCAAGGCGTGCTTCGCGCGGGTCCGCGCGGGGGACCtgcgcggcgaggccggcgtggCGCGCGCAGCCGCGGCCATCCGGGACGCGATCCGCGTGTACCTTGAGGAGCTCGAGGGCGGCCCGCTGGCGGACGCCGAGGGCTGGGTGGCGGCGTACGGCGCCGTCCCGAAGGAGAGGCTCGTGACGGTGGGGTCGTCGAACCGGTTCGCGGCGTACGAGACGGACTTCGGGTGGGGCGGGCCGAGCCGCGTCGAGCTGGTGTCCCTGTTCGCGACGCAGATGGTGACGCTGCTCGGCGCGAGGGACGGCGGCGTGCAGGTGTCGGTGTCGCtcgacgcggcggcgatggatgCCTTCGCGGCCAACTTCGTCGTCCCGGCTCCCGTTTCTGCGGCTGATACGGTGATAAGAATGGCTAAGGACATAAGGTGA
- the LOC117853667 gene encoding anthocyanin 5-aromatic acyltransferase — protein sequence MSSQVRFLNISHVRPVQTAAAPRRAEAVLHGPGAGPHKKIQRLFFFDGPDLPPFLSVVSVLRSSLAATLTVFLPLDGELTFRPDSGDVVIYFSPAAISSSPGVKFVEAEFAGGADGMRHLARGDAHDTEAFARLVPSLDAESLPTPVLAVQVTSPADGGAAVAVVGEKDFAWCSLSHFEILRLIDLTNWRRSFWISHLLAPLRGLFSTSGRVTRVSIRLAVAVGHAVWQFLRAWSTASREGPGSLTAPGFVQPTFARAGIRHPKSAEIACTLLSKAAPAPALPLLRSTSSKPEIMQQSARTFLLRADEIWYLKQHILERSRRFNRGEPSRPPSTYVAISSLAWVSIARAKLTMLHTDDARPIVIADCRNRLRPPLGDGFFGNSIKPCVAWASAGDLRAGVARAAAAIQDAIRVHLEELEGDPLSDTESWVATYGSTPPERIVAVGSSNRFMAYEPDFGWGGPSRVELVSLFVGQMVTLLGAGDGGVQVSVALDAAMMDAFAANFVVSSPISAVDTVDAGAVSSAR from the exons ATGAGCTCTCAGGTGCGCTTTCTCAACATCAGCCATGTCCGCCCCGTGCAAACGGCCGCCGCGCCAAGGCGAGCAGAAGCTGTCCTTCATGGACCTGGTGCAGGTCCCCACAAGAAAATCCAGCGCCTGTTCTTCTTCGACGGTCCCGACCTCCCGCCGTTCCTGTCGGTCGTGAGCGTGCTGCGGTCCTCCCTCGCCGCCACGCTCACGGTCTTCCTCCCCCTCGACGGCGAGCTGACATTCCGCCCCGACTCTGGCGACGTTGTCATCTACTTctcccccgccgccatctcctcctccccggGCGTCAAATTCGTCGAGGCCGAGTTCGCCGGTGGCGCCGACGGCATGCGTCACCTGGCCAGGGGCGACGCTCATGATACGGAGGCGTTCGCGCGTCTCGTTCCGTCGCTCGACGCCGAGAGTCTGCCCACCCCGGTTCTCGCCGTGCAGGTCACGAGTCCCGCGGACGggggcgccgccgtggcggtCGTTGGGGAAAAGGATTTCGCGTGGTGCTCCCTCTCTCATTTCGAGATTTTACGATTAATCGACTTAACGAATTGGAGGCGAAGTTTTTGGATTTCTCATTTA TTGGCGCCGCTTCGGGGACTGTTTTCTACCAGCGGTCGGGTGACTCGGGTATCGATCCGGCTCGCGGTGGCGGTCGGCCACGCCGTGTGGCAGTTCCTGAGGGCGTGGTCGACGGCGTCGCGGGAGGGCCCCGGCTCCCTCACCGCGCCTGGCTTCGTGCAGCCGACGTTTGCCCGGGCGGGCATCCGGCACCCCAAGTCTGCCGAGATAGCCTGCACCTTACTGAGCaaggccgcgcccgcgccggcgctgccCCTG CTCAGGTCAACGTCGTCCAAACCGGAGATCATGCAGCAGAGCGCAAGAACCTTCCTGCTCCGCGCCGACGAGATCTGGTACCTGAAGCAGCACATTCTCGAACGGAGCAGAAGATTCAACCGCGGCGAACCGTCCAGACCGCCGAGCACCTACGTCGCTATCTCGTCGCTGGCGTGGGTGTCCATCGCCCGGGCAAAGCTCACCATGCTCCACACCGACGACGCCCGCCCCATCGTCATAGCGGACTGCCGCAACCGCCTGCGCCCGCCGCTCGGCGACGGCTTCTTCGGGAACTCAATCAAGCCCTGCGTTGCTTGGGCCAGCGCGGGCGACCTGCGCGCCGGcgtggcgcgcgccgccgcggccatccAGGACGCGATACGAGTGCACCTGGAGGAGCTCGAGGGCGACCCGCTGTCGGACACCGAGAGCTGGGTGGCGACCTACGGCTCCACCCCGCCGGAGAGGATCGTGGCGGTGGGGTCGTCGAACCGGTTCATGGCGTACGAGCCGGACTTCGGGTGGGGCGGGCCGAGCCGCGTCGAGCTGGTGTCCCTGTTCGTGGGGCAGATGGTGACGCTCCTCGGCGCGGGGGACGGCGGCGTGCAGGTGTCGGTGGCGCTCGACGCGGCGATGATGGATGCCTTCGCGGCTAACTTCGTCGTCTCGTCTCCCATTTCCGCGGTTGATACGGTGGATGCTGGAGCTGTATCCTCAGCACGATAG